A window of Plasmodium vinckei vinckei genome assembly, chromosome: PVVCY_03 genomic DNA:
atatatttttatacataaatatgttttagcTTTGGTAATACAACGGTTCATTATTAGTATGTGTAATTAGTTAGGGAATAACAAATAAGGATATTTATTAGGCATAAATGTATACATTAAAATTGAcgaatatataatttgtatgtttatattagtATATAGGATCCATACCTTGTTTTATCAGATTGATAAACAAGCTTATCAAAaggaaatatttaattttatatgctttcatattttgttaattttaagAGTTTGCCTTTTTGTATACATACTatacttatatatgtatttgaAGACAAAGAGTTACAATTAAATAAGTCTGTGTTTTTCACTTCCTTTTACTTATTGTAAAAtgacatttatttttacaagtTCTTTACGAATAAAATGTAACATAAATTATGCTTTTTTTCTATCTATCAAAACACacattttgaatataataatatccataaatatgtaaatatattattagcaaatatattatgaataaatGTACATATGTTCATTTCATAgatgtaaaaaattgttaaatttacaaattgAAAAGCACatgcataataaataagaaatggaaaacaaaaatatttttataatttcttaCAACAGAACAATGCTAagtttgtttttaaattctgaacgttcataaaattttatatagatacaaataatacatttatatttatacatcaattaataaaatttgaacCAAACCTAATGATAAGTACAgtcatgcatatatttgataaatCATGTCTaagacattttttttttgcatgtAGCTCGAAAATTcatttgaataaaaaaaaaaaagtttcattaaatgtatacatttgtttattcatcatttttattgtaaactatatattttaattggtaaacaaattttaaatataatattaaagttttttgtttttataaattctattaaaaatttaagagTATAactatgaaaaaatatagctaacatttttttattttaataattaaacataaataCGTATAATGTGTATACGGATAcaaattttcaatttaaaaaaaagtacaaTCATAAAAACAACCACATATAGCTTCATCGGATGAAGCAAAGGATGGTGTCTATGCATGTCTATTTGAACGTAGATATGCTACatgatgttttttttaatttgaaattatttcttacataattgttaatattattttaaaaagttgtcatactattttaaaaatgatataaataaaaaaatatactttgTAGAAATGGTACACACCATTTAATCATTAAATTTAAGTGTGTGATATTACATATCatgaaatgaataaaaaaaccctaaataaaaaaatcatataattatctacgatatacaaaataagcatatacacatatgcatatttttatgtacatAGATAATGGGTTTACATATAGACAttgttgaaaatttttatgttgcaaaaaaagtataagatatagaaaataaaaaattgttcataaaattgaaaaaaaaagctagttataataaaaatatataaataagcaATTTTTGATTTAACAAAATTGGCACGTTTAGAAGTTTTTTATTCCtacacttttattttatatgttacaaaaaaaacaatctTCACCAGAATATAAGGTTGTCAAGCAAAATCCAGGAGAATGATGATTTTTACAAGTACTCCAGTTTTCTAAACAAAATGATTtacattcatttttattttttaatccaATGCTTTGTACTCTTGAGCAATTATGTTCCTTTTCTATTTCAAGGATatcatcatattttataaaagatgTTTGtgtttgattatttttaacatatttCAAAACATGGGTAATATCTAATTTTTTCTGAATCGAAGTATTATTCGAGGAAGGAGTAGATACATCATTGGTACCTTCACTATAAACGCCATCATTACTATTTACTTGGTTATCAGTTTGACCAGATATCGAAATATCTTtgttattgttattttgtTCTTCTTGAGCCTCCAATTCTCCCCAACGCTTATCATAATTAACATAGAATAAATTACTAAAAAAAGCAGGAATatgttttgaaaaataactATAAACATTGTTATCATCTTTTTGTGGGGTCTCAATTTCACCTAAAtctaatttaaaaaatacgaCAGTGTGAATGAAGTTATATTTACAGTGTCTTGGACCATACATATCAACTTTAAAATTTCCTTCATCTCCCCAATAATAACCCCAACTATTTCTTATTAACCAATAAGATCTTTTTTCCCCTTTATCACTTATATAATTGCCATATCCAATAATTGCTGCTGCATGATCAGCATCATCATTATCATCACCACATAAgttatgaattatttttccgTTAAAATCGTAATCTATTACATTTTctgttttaatataaataataacagaCCCTTTATTTCttacttcattttttattatttgtatatatgtatctAAATCATCTTGATAGTTTGAACTTGATAAAGCAATAAAACCATATGAGCTTGTAAAATCGATTGACCttgatttaaaatataataatttatttttacccCATAAGTTGGTCCAACTATTTTTGGTGCTTGGACATGAACCTCCGACACGATAGTAGGCATATGGATAATTCGATTCTAAaggtaaatattttctatcatgtaaaatttgtaaaaattcgATTGGATTTGAACCAATATCACATATTTCTGATTTATTTCTATCTGAACAATTGGCTACATAAAGTGCTGAGCTTCTATAATGACCATATCCTCTCATACATCTAATAGTTTCTAAATGTAACTTAGATGCAAATACCCAGCATACACCACATTCTCCTTGTTCTTCTACTTCTATATTAGATAGACAACTAGTTTTATCTTTCCATCTATCACAATAATCTTTATTACAATATCTACTACTATTAAAATAGGCTgatgttaattttttatttgatgaaCGTTTTAAATtcactattttattttcattatcacTTTCGTTTTCTATTATGTCATTACCAACTGCTTCtgtattttcttcattcaaaatattttttatattagattcttgtgtattattatatggatTTACATCATGGTCTTTTGATATGACTAGACCTCTTTTCTTAATTATCCAttcatttacattttttacacaAATTGCTGGATTTTTAagtttttcatataatatatacatattttcattaatatgtgcattaaataatcttactaaattattaaatgttTCAATTTCGTTAGCTACTTCATGAGCCTCTAATGTACCACTTTTATCTACCttcttt
This region includes:
- a CDS encoding serine repeat antigen 4, putative is translated as MNSRLCLLLVACGIFTINVQEIKTQTPNTPNGIINNGDPNIQNNSDESNQNPHDGLENGINTSSGLSENQSYNPNNESSNNEVSDVKTLIKSSLSKDGKGIKVTGTCNEDFRIYFSPYVWIYVTFSESIIKIEPENGLTTSINLNNLNNKCDNKKNDTFKFSAKIKEDILKIKWGTQTNGTDQATKKDIKKFRLPDLAKDLTSIQIFTTNAEEKIIESKTYDIDKNIPEKCSTISANCFLGGSLNIESCYHCTLLAQKYPSDDECFNYISNKSKDKMNKDTIIKGENESDENPDEHMLKESIYKILKKMFTNDSDYCGGNRCNKGIITDIKELDADLQGDLKNYCDILKKVDKSGTLEAHEVANEIETFNNLVRLFNAHINENMYILYEKLKNPAICVKNVNEWIIKKRGLVISKDHDVNPYNNTQESNIKNILNEENTEAVGNDIIENESDNENKIVNLKRSSNKKLTSAYFNSSRYCNKDYCDRWKDKTSCLSNIEVEEQGECGVCWVFASKLHLETIRCMRGYGHYRSSALYVANCSDRNKSEICDIGSNPIEFLQILHDRKYLPLESNYPYAYYRVGGSCPSTKNSWTNLWGKNKLLYFKSRSIDFTSSYGFIALSSSNYQDDLDTYIQIIKNEVRNKGSVIIYIKTENVIDYDFNGKIIHNLCGDDNDDADHAAAIIGYGNYISDKGEKRSYWLIRNSWGYYWGDEGNFKVDMYGPRHCKYNFIHTVVFFKLDLGEIETPQKDDNNVYSYFSKHIPAFFSNLFYVNYDKRWGELEAQEEQNNNNKDISISGQTDNQVNSNDGVYSEGTNDVSTPSSNNTSIQKKLDITHVLKYVKNNQTQTSFIKYDDILEIEKEHNCSRVQSIGLKNKNECKSFCLENWSTCKNHHSPGFCLTTLYSGEDCFFCNI